In Brachypodium distachyon strain Bd21 chromosome 2, Brachypodium_distachyon_v3.0, whole genome shotgun sequence, one genomic interval encodes:
- the LOC100841328 gene encoding uncharacterized protein LOC100841328, whose product MGKFRKLGRHAAHRVSMLRTMVSQLVKHERIETTVAKAKEVRRKADQMVQLGKDGTLDAARRASSFVRGDDVVHKIFTELAYRYKDRAGGYTRLLRTRIRVGDAAPMAYIEFVDRENELREAKPATPQPPQRIPLDPWTRSRASQQWAGPKVSQKNSGAEGL is encoded by the exons atggggaAGTTCCGCAAGCTCGGTCGCCACGCCGCCCACCGCGTCTCCATGCTAAG GACGATGGTGTCGCAGCTGGTGAAGCACGAGCGGATAGAGACCACCGTCGCAAAG GCGAAGGAGGTGCGGCGGAAGGCGGATCAGATGGTGCAGCTTGGCAAAGAT GGTACACTAGATGCAGCAAGACGTGCATCGTCCTTTGTTCGGGGTGATGATGTTGTTCACAAGATATTCACAGAGCTTGCATACCGCTACAA GGATCGAGCCGGTGGATACACAAGACTATTGCGAACTAGGATACGAGTTGGCGATGCTGCACCAATGGCATACATTGA GTTTGTCGACCGGGAGAATGAACTTCGAGAGGCAAAACCTGCAACACCACAGCCACCCCAGCGGATCCCTCTTGATCCATGGACCAGATCTCGTGCCAGCCAACAGTGGGCAGGACCTAAAGTCAGCCAGAAGAACTCTGGGGCAGAAGGCCTATGA